In Streptomyces hawaiiensis, one genomic interval encodes:
- a CDS encoding ATP-binding protein has protein sequence MSPHTTSTPRFPDAVRPDRTDWLELPPQRTSVRIARHALRARLTSWQVPEEVCANAVLLVSELVTNAVLHTLSERILCGVQRMTQARFRLEVHDGDLTGRGIPDRCPGLDDENGRGLLLVREIADSWGITRSTLTGGNAVWASLGRPL, from the coding sequence GTGTCCCCCCACACGACATCCACCCCCCGGTTCCCGGACGCGGTGCGCCCGGACCGCACAGACTGGCTGGAGCTGCCGCCGCAGCGGACGAGTGTCAGAATCGCCCGTCATGCCCTGCGCGCGCGGCTGACCTCGTGGCAGGTGCCCGAGGAGGTGTGCGCGAACGCCGTGCTGCTCGTGTCCGAGCTGGTGACCAACGCCGTGCTGCACACGCTCAGCGAACGGATCCTGTGCGGTGTGCAGCGGATGACACAGGCGCGCTTCCGGCTGGAGGTCCACGACGGCGACCTCACGGGCCGCGGCATCCCCGACCGTTGCCCCGGCCTCGACGACGAGAACGGCCGCGGCCTGCTGCTCGTACGCGAGATAGCGGACAGCTGGGGCATCACCCGCTCGACCCTCACGGGCGGCAACGCGGTGTGGGCGAGCCTCGGAAGGCCGCTGTGA
- a CDS encoding helix-turn-helix domain-containing protein, which yields MNDARPGTGAGAPTVLRMILGRRLQEARQGAGLSLDDAAKALRVTALTIRRLEKAEVGLKILYVEKLLETYGAGRQEIDEFVTLAERANEPGWWNPYRDVMPSWFTAYVSLETGARTLRTYEPQYVTGLLQTPGYARAVLSGGFPNDGDDDLDRRVELRLRRQSLLTKQDAPTLWVVMEEAVLHRVVGGPEVMREQIDRLLEASELEHVSVDIVPFGAGAHVGACAPFTYFRFEERELPDIVYSEILSASVYLDQRADVMAHLEAHNRLSLKTSSADSKALLNRMRKEYS from the coding sequence GTGAACGACGCGCGACCAGGCACCGGCGCCGGCGCCCCCACCGTTCTGCGCATGATCCTGGGCCGCCGACTCCAGGAGGCCCGGCAGGGCGCGGGCCTGTCGCTCGACGACGCGGCCAAGGCCCTGCGTGTCACTGCGCTGACCATCCGCCGCCTGGAGAAGGCCGAGGTCGGCCTGAAGATCCTCTACGTCGAGAAGCTGCTGGAGACCTACGGGGCCGGCCGGCAGGAGATCGACGAGTTCGTCACCCTGGCCGAGCGCGCCAACGAGCCCGGCTGGTGGAACCCGTACCGCGATGTGATGCCGTCCTGGTTCACGGCCTACGTGAGCCTGGAGACCGGCGCGAGAACGCTGCGCACCTATGAGCCGCAGTACGTCACGGGCCTGCTCCAGACGCCCGGGTACGCGCGGGCCGTGCTGAGCGGCGGCTTCCCGAACGACGGCGACGACGACCTCGACCGGCGCGTGGAGCTGCGGTTGCGCCGCCAGAGCCTGCTCACGAAGCAGGACGCGCCCACGCTGTGGGTGGTGATGGAGGAGGCCGTGCTGCACCGGGTGGTGGGCGGCCCCGAGGTGATGCGGGAGCAGATCGACCGGCTCCTGGAGGCGTCCGAGCTGGAGCATGTCAGCGTCGACATCGTGCCGTTCGGCGCGGGCGCCCACGTCGGGGCGTGCGCGCCGTTCACCTACTTCCGGTTCGAGGAGCGGGAGCTGCCCGACATCGTCTACAGCGAGATCCTCTCCGCCTCCGTCTACCTCGACCAGCGTGCGGACGTCATGGCCCATCTGGAGGCGCACAACCGGCTGTCGCTGAAGACCTCGTCCGCGGACAGCAAGGCGCTGTTGAACCGCATGCGGAAGGAGTACTCATGA
- a CDS encoding DUF397 domain-containing protein, giving the protein MTITEGAVYNGMPASDLGEQGWERPWSGPNGGQCVETKQLADGRVAVRQSADPAGPALIYTPEEITAFVTGVKQGLADHLTAR; this is encoded by the coding sequence ATGACCATCACCGAGGGTGCCGTGTACAACGGGATGCCCGCCTCGGACCTCGGCGAGCAGGGCTGGGAGCGTCCGTGGAGCGGCCCCAACGGGGGCCAGTGCGTGGAGACGAAGCAGCTCGCCGACGGCCGTGTGGCCGTGCGCCAGTCGGCCGATCCCGCCGGCCCGGCGCTGATCTACACGCCCGAGGAGATCACCGCGTTCGTCACGGGGGTCAAGCAGGGCCTCGCCGACCACCTGACGGCCCGCTGA
- a CDS encoding SAM-dependent methyltransferase → MSTSHAARDIDTSRPHSARMYDYYLGGKDHFEVDKQAAERVAEAYPAIFVCARENRAFMHRATRVLAREHGIRQWLDIGTGIPTEPNLHQVAQSVVPDARVVYADNDPLVLKYAERLMRSTSEGRTTYIEADVNDPQSLLNAPELAQILDLDRPVALSLNALMHFVTDAQDPYGIVRRLLDVLPSGSALALSHCTPDFDPETWQKVTDIYTSAGTPVRFRSQKDVARFFDGLDLLEPGVAVGHRWRPDAVEGDAPTDAEVSLWTGVGIKP, encoded by the coding sequence ATGAGCACCTCGCACGCCGCGCGGGACATCGACACCAGCAGGCCGCACTCCGCCCGCATGTACGACTACTACCTCGGCGGCAAGGACCACTTCGAGGTCGACAAGCAGGCGGCCGAGCGGGTCGCCGAGGCCTACCCCGCCATCTTCGTGTGCGCCCGCGAGAACCGGGCCTTCATGCACCGCGCCACCCGCGTCCTCGCCCGCGAGCACGGCATCCGCCAGTGGCTGGACATCGGCACCGGCATTCCGACCGAGCCCAACCTCCACCAGGTCGCCCAGTCCGTCGTCCCGGACGCCCGGGTGGTCTACGCCGACAACGACCCGCTCGTGCTCAAGTACGCCGAGCGCCTGATGCGCAGCACCTCCGAGGGCCGCACCACCTACATCGAGGCCGACGTCAACGACCCGCAGTCGCTGCTGAACGCGCCCGAGCTGGCCCAGATCCTGGACCTGGACCGTCCGGTCGCGCTGTCCCTCAACGCCCTGATGCACTTCGTCACCGACGCCCAGGACCCTTACGGCATAGTGCGCCGCCTGCTGGACGTGCTGCCCTCGGGCAGCGCCCTGGCGCTGAGCCACTGCACACCCGACTTCGACCCCGAGACCTGGCAGAAGGTCACCGACATCTACACCTCGGCCGGCACGCCGGTGCGGTTCCGCTCCCAGAAGGACGTCGCCCGCTTCTTCGACGGCCTGGACCTGCTGGAGCCGGGCGTCGCGGTCGGCCACCGCTGGCGCCCGGACGCCGTCGAGGGCGACGCCCCGACCGACGCCGAGGTCAGCCTGTGGACCGGGGTGGGCATCAAGCCGTAG
- a CDS encoding GH1 family beta-glucosidase yields MIQRMATDAGNPIPRFPASFLWGVSTSAHQIEGAADEREPSVWDAFTATPGRVKDGSTASVACDHVHRHREDVALLAGLGVNAYRFSVSWPRVRSENGLDFYDRLVDDLCAAGVRPVPTLFHWDLPADLDWLERDTAERFAEYVALVADRLGDRVTKWITLNEPAEHTLLGHALGVHAPGKRLLFDALPAAHHQLLAHGLAVRALRASGATDIGIANSHGPTWAASTEAADMEAAEFYDLLLNRLFADPLLLGRYPDGIGELMPGDVEADLKVIAEPLDWYGINYYAPTRVGAPQGAEIEFGGVTMPAELPFSVREIEGHPVTDFGWPVVPEGLTELLTTFRDRYGDRLPPVVITENGCAYPGVDDQDRVAYLDGHVRALHRAVAAGVDVRGYFVWSLLDNFEWAEGYARRFGLVHVDFATLERTPKASYHWYRELLRAQGPTA; encoded by the coding sequence ATGATCCAGCGCATGGCGACTGACGCAGGCAACCCGATCCCCCGCTTCCCGGCCAGCTTCCTCTGGGGCGTCTCGACGTCCGCGCACCAGATCGAGGGCGCCGCGGACGAGCGCGAGCCGTCCGTGTGGGACGCCTTCACGGCCACGCCGGGACGGGTGAAGGACGGCTCGACGGCGTCGGTGGCCTGCGACCACGTCCACCGCCACCGCGAGGACGTGGCACTCCTGGCCGGTCTGGGCGTGAACGCCTACCGCTTCTCGGTCTCCTGGCCGCGGGTGCGCTCCGAGAACGGCCTGGACTTCTACGACCGGCTGGTGGACGACCTGTGCGCGGCGGGCGTCCGCCCGGTGCCGACGCTGTTCCACTGGGACCTGCCGGCCGACCTGGACTGGCTGGAGCGGGACACCGCCGAGCGCTTCGCCGAGTACGTGGCTCTCGTGGCCGACCGCCTGGGCGACCGCGTGACGAAGTGGATCACCCTGAACGAGCCCGCCGAGCACACCCTGCTCGGCCACGCCCTGGGTGTGCACGCACCGGGGAAGCGGCTGCTGTTCGACGCGCTGCCGGCCGCCCACCACCAGCTGCTCGCCCACGGCCTGGCCGTCCGGGCCCTGCGCGCCTCGGGTGCCACGGACATCGGCATCGCCAACTCGCACGGCCCGACCTGGGCGGCGTCGACCGAGGCGGCGGACATGGAGGCGGCGGAGTTCTACGACCTGCTGCTGAACCGGCTGTTCGCGGACCCGCTGCTGCTGGGCCGGTACCCGGACGGCATCGGCGAGCTGATGCCGGGGGACGTCGAGGCCGACCTGAAGGTGATCGCCGAGCCGCTCGACTGGTACGGGATCAACTACTACGCCCCGACCAGGGTGGGTGCCCCGCAGGGTGCGGAGATCGAGTTCGGCGGCGTCACCATGCCCGCCGAACTGCCCTTCTCCGTGCGGGAGATCGAGGGCCACCCGGTCACGGACTTCGGCTGGCCGGTCGTCCCCGAGGGCCTCACCGAGCTCCTCACCACCTTCCGCGACCGCTACGGCGACCGGCTCCCGCCCGTCGTCATCACCGAGAACGGCTGCGCGTACCCGGGCGTCGACGACCAGGACCGCGTCGCCTACCTGGACGGCCACGTCCGGGCCCTGCACCGGGCCGTGGCGGCGGGCGTCGACGTGCGCGGCTACTTCGTGTGGTCCCTGCTCGACAACTTCGAGTGGGCGGAGGGCTACGCACGCCGCTTCGGCCTGGTCCACGTCGACTTCGCCACCCTGGAGCGGACCCCGAAGGCGTCGTACCACTGGTACCGGGAGCTGCTGAGGGCGCAGGGTCCTACGGCTTGA